The following DNA comes from Musa acuminata AAA Group cultivar baxijiao chromosome BXJ1-4, Cavendish_Baxijiao_AAA, whole genome shotgun sequence.
TGTTCCCTCTCTCACCATGAAAAGAAACTCTTCATGTTGTCTCTTCTTGCAAGGAAATGGAGGGAGTCATGAATGGTTGTCATCCACCATATGATTTAACAGTCGATAAATTTTGATGTTAATTCTAATAGATATCATCTCCATAATAATACACAGTTAGTTTGTAAATGTGATGTAGGAGTAGCATCATTATACTTCCAAATTGACCATCATGCAAGTGAATTAGGAAGAAGACCTCATCAACTAGTGCTCCTTAAAAATTAGTATCCAAATGCCAACTCATCCTTTATCCACAATGACTGCTCCAAGTCCAAAAATTCCAAATTATTCTTTGGATTCCAACAATATTCTTCTCAAGGAAGCCAATTTTAGTTGTGCTTCTTCCATCCAATCTTATCCACTTAGTCATCAGGACAAGAGCCTATTGAAGATTTATTAGTAttggaggaaagaaaattcttgtGTTAATGTCAACTTTCATCTTTAACAcaacataatgatgaaattgattCAATCTGATCTATTTTTCAAACTTATAActtaagaaaataaattaatatgaTATAAAATGATACATTTTATCATGCtttcttgcctttttttttttacttataatttatttatttaaaattattaatttaaataaatcaaGTGTATATTCCCAAAGGTTTATTTGATTCCTAGACAACACCATCAGCCAatcattagagagagagagagagaataaaaggAACTAATGAAAATAATACCAAGATTCTAATCCCGGTGAGTTGGAGCATCGCGTGTGAAGCGGTATCTGGATCCCGCCGATTTAATCGCGTCGAGTTACGCGGGGAATCCGCGACTCGAGCTCGTTAGTCTCCGGTCCATTTTGCCTCCTCCTTCCCGGTTCACCCGGAGCGGTCCGATTCAACTCTCCTCCCTCGTTATATAATGCTCGCTTCTCCTCTCCCTCGTAAAGGCGCCCGGAGAAGAACGAAAGAGGTGGAACGGCGATGGGCTCGGCGGTGTTCGAGATGGGACTGGAGTTGGAGCTGTGCGCCACCCGGATCGTCGGCGACTTCGTGAAGGAGGTGTCGGGGATcgagagcggcggcagcggccggGCATCGAGGCTCGAGGAGTCCATCAAGTTCTTGGAGGAGGAAAAGCGAAAGATCGAGGCTTTTAGACGCGAGGTCCCCATCTGCATGCGTCTTCTTCGCGAGGGTTCGCCTGATGCTTCCTTTTCTCCTCCCTCATCGTTTTAAGATGTTGCTTTAGGCTATTCTTTCGATGTTAAAATCGGTTCTTTGGATTTCGATTGCAGTGATCGAAAGGTTGAGGAGGGAGATCGAGCGGTGCCGCTGCGAGAGTTTTGGACATGTATTCGAGGAATTCATGCCTCTTAAGAGTAAAGTCGAGGACGATGGAGGGGTAAAAGTGGAAACGGATTGCAGAGATAAGATGAACTGGATGAGTTCCGTCCAACTCTGGAGCGATAATTACAGTGAGAACGATGACGAAGAGAAGATCGTGTCGAATGAGGTGGAAAAGAAGGATTCTTCACGGAAAATGTTCGATCTTTGTTCATATCTTCTCGAGATATGTCTTAAATGGATCGCCTGGTTTTGATCGCAGCAAGATGGAGCGGTGGATCACAGACAGGGGAAGGGGAAGTCTCTAGAATGCAAAAGCCGGAGCAGCGGGGTCGAGTTCCTGCCATTTAAAGCTTTATCGCCTCTTGCTGCGAgctccgaggaggaggaggagaagcccgCTTCTGCGTTGCCTGAGCTCTCGCTGCAATCACCGGCGATCAACAGAACCCTTGACCTTGTAACTCCGGTCGCTTTGGGTGACCACCGAGGCTTCGGTGGTTTCAGAAAAGCCACTGAGTGGGTGCCTGCGACCCTTGGCTTGCAGTCACGGCTGCAACCACCGAGGAAGGCGAGGAGGTGCTGGTCGCAGGAACTGCATCGCCGGTTCGTCCTCGCCATCCAACAGCTGGGTGGCGCCCAAGGTAAGAGCCAAGGTTCCATCTTTCCTCAATTATCATTGTAGGGTGCTATTAGTCGATTTCTATTAAGTTTTTCTCAATCTGTCTTCGATCCTTGAATCTGTTAAGCTTGTAAATTATTGTTCTGATATCAAAATTGCTCTTTCGCTTCACTTTGGATTTCTTCCTATGGAGAAAGAAGAACAATAAAATTGAAAGTAACACAAAGAAGAGTCATGGTTGTCTCATCAAAAGAAGTAGTCAGAATTTTGATACATGTTCTATCTGATCGAAATATCAGAAAAAATTCTGCGGAGTATATTGGTCGGAGAATGAAGTCCATAGGAAGAGGAACCTCTTCTTTTACTTGAATTTGACTGTTGGTGCTCATTGATGCAGTGGCTACTCCCAAACAGATACGAGAACTGATGAAGGTGGATGGGCTCACAAATGATGAAGTGAAGAGCCATCTGCAGGTGGGTTCTGAGTTCCATTTGGGTTGACATATTGCTTCCTGATCAAATTTTCAGCTGGTTGTTGTTAGAAGGCTTTGTTTAATGATCTGTTCCTACCATTTCAGAAATACCGATTGCACACTGAAAGGGTCCACGCTCAAAGGCTTCCTAATGCTGTGGCTACGGCAGATCGAGCAGTTGTGGTTTTAGGAGGCCTATGGGATCGTGAGGAACAATACACTAGTTCCTCACAACAGAGTTTTTCACAATCTGGGTCGCCGATGAGCCCATTTCAGTTAGCTGGCTCTAGATGAGCTCTGGCTAGAGATAGCTTTGAGGAAAATGGCAAATCAGAGAGCTATAGCTGGAAATTTGGAGGCTTTTCAGTACTCGTGAAGGAGATCAatgtctagagagagagagagagagagagagagaatcaaaaTTTTGCTGATACAATACAACTGGGGGGAAATGATGAGACTGGTGAGTCTTGATTCTCTCCCATCACTTCTTCCATTTACTTATTTGCCTTCTTAAATTTTGGTTTTTGGACACTAAGAAGGTTTTTTCGACACTGTTTGATCATTAGGGGAGTGTTATTTCCTTATGATGAAGTATTTCCAACATATTTTGGACACCATCATCCTTAATCCTTTTTCAACAGCTTGGTGTAATCATATTTGACATCTTTCTCCATCTGTTAAGTTTCTGTGACAGGTTACTCAAGGGATGAGATAGCAATAGAAGAGATCATGGACAAGAGAGACTTCTGGCACCAACAACATTTAATCATCCAAATCAGTGGTCCTGTCTGAAATTGTCTGGAATTCATCTTAAAATCCAATGCTCAGATCTGGCACTCACATTCCTGCTTCCAAGTCATTTTCCTGTTTGTGAGCTGACAATTTCATCCATGATTACACTGTTTCATTGCTATTTCTGAGGGACCACCTTGTCATTTTTCTTCCTGTAAGTTCATTTCTGTTTGTGCATCTTGGTCATCTAAGATCCACATTCTCTTGTTCTTATGTTAGTCTTTACCCCTGCAAGCAGAAAGACAGGCTTCAAGTATAGCATCTTCTCAAGTATATCTTTCTCCAAAGGACTTGCACCTCAAACAGATGGATATTTCTTGATATCTCCAGCTGTTGCAAAGCAAATCCAGACCATTCCCTGGTGCCCATCCTTTCTGTTCTTCTTGCATCACAGGCTGGATGGAGCCAGGCAGCTAACTTTAGCAACTTGCAAGCTATCTTTTTCTGAATTCATCTTCTTGTCCTGGCAACCATGTGGAGCCTGCACATTAAACTTCCAGCTTTTTTGTTGTCTACTGCTGCATCTAATTCCAGTCTTAGAACTACACAGATGCCTTGTTTGCTGCATGTCCACCTGAAACAAAGCCATCCATCAACTGTCTTTACAGTTTCAGGAGAACagagtcatcaacataaatataggCAGACATCAAACTGCCATGGATCAAAAGTCCTGTTATAGTGTGATCTCACAAACTCTTATGTAGCAAATGCTCCAATTGAGTTCAGCTGTTGTTTGGCTGTCTACCTTCTGAGGTTCTTCTTTGCCTACTACTGATGGGGTTAATTAAGATTTACTGCTCCCTGTGAATCTTCAGTCAACAAAGCAACAGTCTTGAGAAGAGCTCAAAGAATCTGACCTTGGAAAAagtattgatatatcttttggttTTTGCTAAAGAAATGCCAAATTTCACAGCAGGATCACTGAATGCTCCAACAAGAGAAAGATAATGAATCAACTGCCTTCTTGTCCTAAAATCCTGTTTGTCTTCTTGCTTACACTAAATTCATATCACCACACTGCACATCCAAAAATCTTTAAGGTGGGACACAAGTGTCACTCTCAATGAGAAAGATTGGATCGCTTGATCAAGATCCAGATGTTGGGCTTCTCTTCTTTCCCTCCTCACAGATGCATAATGACCTACAAATAAGGGAAACAGAAAACAACTGAGGTAcctccacctcctcttttcctctGCTTCACCAAATCATTGGACCATAATGTCATGAATCAACCACTCAGATTGAAATCCAAGTGAAATGTTCTTGGAAATTCCATGGTTTGAAGCCGAGACACGTAGCGACCTCGTCTTGTTTGGCTGGCCATGTTTTCTTCCAGCTGAAGGAAGAACCAGTTGCATGCAGGTGAAGCTAATCCATGGAGGCAGGTGAATTGTCACTGTTTCAGTAGATTACAGGGTATGAGAAAGGGCAAGAAGTTGTCTTTAATCTTCAGTGAAGGTGAAGGCTTTGAATTATTACTATCAAGAATACTTGGATACAATTATTACTCAATATCAATTCTTCTTACTATTAAGATTTGCACATCTATACTGCTTAATGTTCATTGCTGTTGCAGGCAAAGTTCCATGGAGTGTGTTTGCCTTGACTGTTTGTTGATCTCACTCTTCTGAGGTTTTCTGTGAACATGCCTGTGAAAAGTGTTTTGGAGAATTAGTACTGATGAATTAAGAGAACACACAACTCCACTAATTCCTTctcctttgccaatgaaatgaGACATCTTTGACATATACTGCTGCTCTTCAATACTAAGAGACAATTTTGCATAGAAAATCTTAGCTTTATCCAAGGACATaaaactaatataattttttggaGACCTACAAAACAATCATATAGTTTCATGCTACTTCATAAATTTGCAGGGGAAGTAATGACAAGCAATTGCAGAGGAAATGGAAGATTACTCTAAGGACATAAAGAAGAGAGGGAAACAAGGCATATAAACCACCATCATATTTTGGTTGAGTTCTGCACTTGGTTTTCCCTCCTTCATCAGCATAAAACTCAAATCTATCTCCAGGAAATATGCAGTCATGTAGTTTCAGGTCAATGATACATTTGTCAGATACAAATACAGCAGATTCAAAGCATTTCTGGAACTTCAACAAGCTTGAAAAGCTATGAATTCTTCATGACTGTAATTGCAACAACTCTTTCAGACCACTCAATTTATTATTGACTTCACTATGTTGTGTTTAGCAGTAATCATCAGAAATACAGGATAATAATTCTGTACAATCTGTTGCCTCTACCAAAAGAAAGAACTTAAAAAAGATTGACAACAAGAACCACCCTGAATTgcaactaattgatgtttcatatcaaactAATATAGGATCATTACTCCCAATCCTGTTTGCTTCCACATACATGATATATTGTAATAGCTTTAATCTGATGGTGAAGTTAGATCTGTGTGTTATCCTTGGTAGTTGCTAAAAGTATTCCCATAACTTTGCTATTCAACTCCCAGTAAGGCAACTTGATTCCAATCCCTATTGTTTCATTGATGCATCTTTGGGTGGCCTACCAAGAttggtttgatgatttttgtCATCTTCAAGCCATTCATTTCAGCTGCCTCATCTGGCCTCAGGCACAAGCACTCATGAGTCTTCTTCTATCTTGAATTCAGCAGACCTGGATGTAGGTTTTCTTGCCTCTCATCCCATCCATCATTTAGATGGATTTGCAAAGGAGAGATTAGTGAGAATAGATAAATTCAAGCATGTTGCTTTCCTACTCAAAAGCactggaaaaaaaaagataataagatGAGAATATGAAAGATCATCTTGTAAAAGAAAAGTGGAAACAATTAGGAGTAGAAAGGGATGCTAAACAGAAGGTTAATCAATGCCATCAAAGCTTGTAAAAGATTTCATGATTTCTAATTGCATTGACCATTTTGTAGGAACCTAAACAGGCATGAATGCATATAAATCATTTACTTTCAAGCTTCAATCTAATACTTCTGCTGGCTTATCCAACCTTGCTAATATATCCTTCTCAGAAATATAAGCAGATCACATTGGCAGAGCTGAAAGCCTAATTGGAAAAAGATTGAGAATTGATGTATGTGTTTGTAGTGACAACCCAACCTAAGAAAAGAGCAACTTGCATCAAAGATAATCAAATAGACAGAAATATATGGACTCCAGGAAACACACAATTATTACACATCTAATGCTTGGAGAAGAATGTGTACATGAACAACAATGCAGATCAAGTAGCTTAGGATAGATACACTGCAATTGACATTAGCTGAAAATTCATTTGATACAGTTCAATTGATGTTAGTATCAGTTTATGTGGTTGATCATGAGACCATTAACATGTGCACCTCAACATGTTTTGTACTTGGAAACTAATGAACAAGTGAAGGAAGAACaaatcaagaaaaagaaatgtTGTGAGTTCATAGACAAGCTAGAAGAAGATGATGTTTTTGAGAATATTTCTTTAGTCTCACCAATGGTTGACTATGTCTATGAAAACAAGATGCTAGAAAAAAATATGTAGAAATTGAGAATATTATTTTTGGTGCAGATCATATATAATAATAGCATCAGAAATATTGCACTAGCAAAGAATGAATGTTTACTTTGTAGTAAATCTCTATGATCTAAATATAGCATCGGTCCCAAGGAAGAACCCAGAAGCCATGAGAGGCCACCATATCACTGTCACCAGTGTTTCGTCATGCAAGGGTGCAGTGAAGAACATGTCTTCCATAAGAAAGAGATTGCAGATATCTGTTTTGGAGACTGTTCAAGCAGCTCTGGAAACTGAGGTCACTTAGGATCATTTTCACAGTCTTTATTTGTTATGGTATGATCCAAGAGAGAAAGAAGTATGAATTTACAGAGAGCTTTTGCTTTGAGAGCAGtaggaaaggaggaggaggaggaggagaagtggaGGTTTCCTTCACTCTGAGCAACCCAAGGTTTGATCTTGGTCTTTCAGTTTGAGTTCCACCAGCTGTTGGATCAAATTCCAGTGTCTTGTCCTTCTCAATCTTCCTAAAGATCTTCTGTGGCGAGGGAGgagaaaaccctaaccctaatcctaCCTGCGGAGCTGCCTTCTTCAGCTTCTCTGCAATTGTTGTCCAAGAAAAGAGGACAGAGGCCTGCTTTGAGTTTTGCTCTTCTTTGGAAGgtcagggaagagagagagagagagagagagagagagagagctggccATGTCGGCGGCATCGAGGTCGCCGTGCGCGGCGTGCAGGTTCTTGCGGCGGAAGTGCACGCCCGGCTGCGTGTTCGCGCCGTACTTCCCGCCGGACCAGCCGACGAAGTTCGCCAGCGTGCATCGGGTGTTCGGGGCGAGCAACGTGGCGAAGCTGCTTGGCGAGCTCAGCCCGTGGCAGAGGGAGGACGCCGTGAACTCGCTGGCCTACGAGGCGGAGGCGCGGCTCCACGACCCCGTCTATGGCTGCGTCGGTCACATCTGCCTCCTCCAACACAAGCTCCACCAGGTGCAGAGCGACCTCTACAACGCCAGGAAGGAGCTCTCCGCCTACCTCAGCGCTCCCATCGCCGATCCCCACCACCAACAACCCCAAGCGGCATCTCCATCATCCCACCAGCAGATCTTGTTGCACGAGCTGCAACAGCAGATGGCCGCGGTGCAGCAGATTGCAGCCAACCGAGAGCGAGCGAATCAGCAGGAGATCTCAAGATTCAGTACCGTGTTTCAGATGGCTGGTGGCTCTACCATGGCTGCCACCACGGGACTGCCGGCGTTGCTCCCCCCTCGGCCTTTCGAGGGAGTGTTCTCTCCGCAACAACAACATAATGAGAGGAAATAAAGCATTAGTTTCTGATACTACTAAGCAATGCTTGTCGAGCAAAAGCTACAGATCTCTCCTTCAGTTCCTCTTATTGCCGTGGATTAACTCTCGGTATTAATGGGATTAAGGAGACAACACTTACCACTTGAATTTGATTCAGTACAGCCAAGCAAAAGGAATGGCGCTGCAGAATACATCTATCTCTCTGTGCCATCTGAAGATCCGAtccttttgctgctgctgctgctgctcttcttatttgaattttcctttctttttcttgctttctGCCATTATGATGTGCATCTGAGAGTACTGTGATGAAAGGCCATAATTCAAATGGCTGGTAGCGGTGCAATTGCACTCATGTCTCTTCTTCCACATGGATTTCAACGCCCCAATCACCAACACAAAGACAAAGGCTGTATCATCTCCTTCCCTGCAGCTAACAGCAATCATCACTGTGTAAGGTAGCAGCAGTCACGAGAGTCCCTTCTCGTCTcccgtttctctctctctctgacaagTTTGAACCCTTCAAGTTGTGTAAGGCTTGCAAGTTTGTGACCATATATGCTATGTTCATCGATGACATTATAGGAGTTTGCAGCAGTTGCTTTATTGCATGTGGCTGAGGAATGATCAGAGTTTCTCTTGCTTGAAAAGAGACCAATCTGTTTCAGTGACTTCGGATTTCTTAGCTCGTGGATGGATGAATGCTTTCATCTTTGTCAGCAAAGAATTAAATGTATAGAATTATGTGCATGAATCTGATTTCATCTATTGACTTGGATTGAGAACAAGTCAAAATTCTACACACATCTCCCCCACCCTCTCCTTCATTCACATCAGTCTCTGTTTGTTCTGTTGCCCCCACTTGGCACAGATTGACACCAACTCCCCCATTGTCTTGCACCGGAGAATGAGTCGGTCTTCGATCTCCTCTCCACACAGCTCACCTTCTGATGCACGTCCACTCGCACCCTCTCCTTCCTCTCTGTGTCCAGCCAATTGATGTCACTCCTTCCCACTACACTTCCTTGGTTGACctacttttcttcttctcctctctctcttctaATTGCAACCTCAACTACCATCCTTTTACTTTATTGCTTTTCCTTAGATCTGTAAGCATGCCATGGCCAGGCTGATGCCACCAAATTCTGAGAACTATGCACAGCTGTGCTTTCTTTTTGCTCTTCTTTAGATCTGTTGGAGTCGCAAAACCTAACTCAGAGCCCAAGTTTGAGGTCAAGTCAATCTCAAAACATGTGGTTGCAGCAAGTGGTGCAGTAATGCCTGATCGAATCATGCAGCTGTAAAGTCCAAgtcctacttcttcttcttcttcttcttccactctCCTCCACCTTCCTTGTATATAACACCACCACCCAAAACCATTCTGCAATCTCAACTCTTCTTCTTCATGTATAATTCGATGGCTATCGAGACGACAACTGCTTTGATTCCACCGGCGAGCACAGAGACGAGCGACGAGGACTTGCTGCACATGGAAGGGTGGGCGAAGCGGAAGCGGACGAAGCGCCACCGCTTCTCTGATCGGCCACCGACCGAAGAGGAGTACTTGGCCCACTGCCTCGTTATGCTCGCCCGTGGCGGACCCGGTCCTCGCCTGCCGTCGTTGGCCTCTTACTCGGCGCCACCGCCGGGGAAGCTCGAGTACAAGTGCTCCGTCTGCGGGAAGGCCTTCAGCTCTTACCAGGCCCTCGGCGGCCACAAGACCGGCCACCGGAAGCTCACCTGTGCCGCCGACGAGGCCACCGTCGACACCTCAGGCTCCTCCACTGCCGGCGCCGGCAGGTTGCACCAGTGCTCGGTGTGTCTGAAGACGTTCCCTTCGGGGCAGGCGCTCGGGGGGCACAAGCGGTGCCACTACGACGGAATCCTCGGTAACAGGGGGCTGGATCTGAACGTGCCATCGCTGCCCGAGTTCGAGTTCGACGGTGGTGTCCGGCGCTGCCTACCggcaacggcggcggcggcggccaccgcggaggaggaggaggtgcagAGCCCACTGGCGTTCAAGAAACCGAGACTTCTGATCCCGGCTTAAGCGCCGACAGCTACTAAAAGTCAACTCCATTGCGTTCATTGTTTGTTCGAGATGAATACTACTCTTCTCCGTGTACAGAATTCTTTGTAGGTTGATGAAGTCAACGATTCTTTCTCCAAGTTTGATCATTAATATGAGCTGCATTAAGATCTTGACGATGTGAGCTTCGATCGCATGTGGCTATGGAAATGAGGAACTGAATCGAATGATGACGAACAGAACCATATGAAGCTAACAAGGAAATATATTTATATGtcatatatttaattataggCATAAGATTCACTCAGATCAATTTTAATTGAATTATGACGAGATCTCACAAATGTGGCACCGTTGAATGACTGCCACGTGGAAATCCAACCGCTCTGGGGATGCCCCAACTCCCCGGTTCGTCAACGTAACTCTCTCCAACCCCCTTCTCCTGCTTCTTGGACATCTCGTCGAAGGGATCAACCTTGAAGGGATCAGAAGAAAGAGGGagtagagagggagagagggctTGTCGGGGGTCCGTCTCTTGGA
Coding sequences within:
- the LOC135672230 gene encoding LOB domain-containing protein 25-like, coding for MSAASRSPCAACRFLRRKCTPGCVFAPYFPPDQPTKFASVHRVFGASNVAKLLGELSPWQREDAVNSLAYEAEARLHDPVYGCVGHICLLQHKLHQVQSDLYNARKELSAYLSAPIADPHHQQPQAASPSSHQQILLHELQQQMAAVQQIAANRERANQQEISRFSTVFQMAGGSTMAATTGLPALLPPRPFEGVFSPQQQHNERK
- the LOC135671759 gene encoding zinc finger protein 1-like; translation: MYNSMAIETTTALIPPASTETSDEDLLHMEGWAKRKRTKRHRFSDRPPTEEEYLAHCLVMLARGGPGPRLPSLASYSAPPPGKLEYKCSVCGKAFSSYQALGGHKTGHRKLTCAADEATVDTSGSSTAGAGRLHQCSVCLKTFPSGQALGGHKRCHYDGILGNRGLDLNVPSLPEFEFDGGVRRCLPATAAAAATAEEEEVQSPLAFKKPRLLIPA
- the LOC135671757 gene encoding transcription factor NIGTH1-like is translated as MGSAVFEMGLELELCATRIVGDFVKEVSGIESGGSGRASRLEESIKFLEEEKRKIEAFRREVPICMRLLREVIERLRREIERCRCESFGHVFEEFMPLKSKVEDDGGVKVETDCRDKMNWMSSVQLWSDNYSENDDEEKIVSNEQDGAVDHRQGKGKSLECKSRSSGVEFLPFKALSPLAASSEEEEEKPASALPELSLQSPAINRTLDLVTPVALGDHRGFGGFRKATEWVPATLGLQSRLQPPRKARRCWSQELHRRFVLAIQQLGGAQVATPKQIRELMKVDGLTNDEVKSHLQKYRLHTERVHAQRLPNAVATADRAVVVLGGLWDREEQYTSSSQQSFSQSGSPMSPFQLAGSR